One window of Nostoc sp. C052 genomic DNA carries:
- a CDS encoding iron uptake porin gives MQKFCKYLLFSPAVCGVMLFVNTAVFAGETSSTSEINQSQVSASPSTKDQTMAQVTSVSQLSDVQTTDWAFQALQSLVERYGCIAGYPNSTYRGNRALTRYEFAAGLNACLDRVNELIATGTADLVTKEDLAKLQKLQENFSAELATLRGRVDAVETRTAELEAHQFSTTTKLNGEVVIAIASVVSGNTVNGQKVNQNTVLADRVRLNLDTSFTGQDLLRTRLQATNLDAFSQTATFTPEGDFRFAGGNNSNGVVIDALLYQFPLGKKTNVTLEANAGAVDDFTNTVNPYLDGDGGSGALSHFGTRNPIYYLANGTGIGIKHEFSDKLELSLGYLANDAANPQLGSGLFNGAYGAMAQLTVKPTNQITLGLTYLNAYNNTFFANGSGGSNNANNILQNASSNSYGIEASFQPSPKFVIGGWAGFTKARILTVTPGDADIWNYAVTLAFPDLGKTGNIAGIIVGMEPKVTNVSSSLSNAGINKDPDTSYHIEGFYQYKLSDNISITPGVIWLTAPDHNNQNDDIVIGTVRTTFTF, from the coding sequence ATGCAAAAATTCTGTAAATATCTGCTATTTAGTCCAGCAGTCTGCGGTGTAATGCTATTTGTAAATACGGCTGTATTTGCAGGTGAAACATCCAGCACCTCTGAAATCAATCAATCACAAGTTTCAGCTAGTCCAAGCACCAAAGATCAGACAATGGCGCAAGTCACCTCAGTGTCTCAGTTATCTGATGTGCAAACTACAGACTGGGCATTCCAAGCCTTACAATCGTTGGTAGAGCGCTATGGTTGTATTGCCGGCTACCCAAATAGTACTTATCGTGGTAATCGGGCATTAACGCGATATGAGTTTGCTGCTGGTTTGAATGCTTGTCTGGATCGAGTTAACGAACTAATAGCCACTGGCACAGCTGATTTGGTAACAAAAGAAGATTTAGCCAAATTACAAAAGCTGCAAGAAAACTTTTCAGCAGAACTAGCGACACTCCGGGGTCGGGTGGATGCAGTAGAAACACGTACTGCCGAATTGGAGGCACATCAGTTTTCAACCACAACCAAACTGAATGGAGAAGTGGTAATTGCGATCGCCAGTGTCGTAAGTGGAAACACAGTTAATGGTCAAAAAGTCAACCAAAATACCGTCCTTGCAGACCGAGTGCGTCTGAACCTCGACACCAGTTTCACAGGTCAAGATTTACTCAGAACAAGACTTCAGGCAACAAACTTAGACGCCTTCTCTCAGACTGCTACCTTTACACCAGAAGGTGACTTCCGATTTGCTGGTGGTAACAACAGCAATGGAGTTGTAATAGATGCGTTGTTGTATCAGTTTCCTCTTGGTAAGAAAACAAACGTCACCTTGGAAGCAAATGCAGGTGCAGTTGATGATTTCACTAACACAGTCAACCCATATCTAGATGGAGATGGTGGTAGCGGTGCCCTTTCCCATTTTGGGACTCGCAACCCAATTTATTATCTAGCCAATGGTACTGGCATCGGGATCAAACACGAGTTTAGCGATAAGCTGGAACTAAGCTTGGGGTATTTAGCGAATGATGCTGCTAACCCTCAGCTAGGCTCTGGACTGTTCAATGGTGCTTATGGTGCTATGGCGCAGTTAACAGTTAAGCCTACCAACCAAATTACTCTTGGTTTAACCTACCTTAACGCCTACAACAATACTTTTTTTGCCAATGGTAGTGGTGGTAGTAATAATGCTAATAACATATTGCAAAATGCTTCTAGTAATTCCTACGGTATAGAAGCATCCTTTCAACCTAGCCCAAAATTTGTGATTGGCGGTTGGGCTGGCTTTACCAAAGCTCGCATTCTTACAGTTACTCCTGGCGATGCTGACATCTGGAACTATGCCGTTACCCTAGCTTTCCCGGATCTTGGTAAAACAGGTAACATTGCAGGCATTATTGTGGGTATGGAACCTAAAGTTACCAATGTAAGCAGTTCTCTCAGCAATGCAGGCATCAACAAAGATCCAGACACTTCATATCACATTGAAGGTTTCTATCAATATAAGCTGAGTGACAATATCAGCATCACCCCAGGAGTTATCTGGCTGACAGCACCAGATCATAACAATCAAAACGACGATATCGTGATTGGTACGGTGAGAACCACATTCACTTTCTAA